From the genome of Schaalia odontolytica:
CCGTTGGCTTTTGGTGCGCAGGGGCGTTTCGGCCCCTGGAAGACCAACGACGACCCGAACTCCGCGCAGTGGAGCCTCGTCGACGTGACCTGCCTGAACGGTGTGGGCGAGCGAGTGAACGTCACCCGAGACGCTGAGACGGGCGGCGTGGATTTCTCCCAGGTTGCCCCGGCCTCGTCCCCGGCGGCCCTGCCGATCACCTGCACGTTCACCAACCGCGAGCAGGTGCCCAAGCTGCGCATTCAGAAGGAGCTTGAATCCGTCGAGGGCGCGACGACGGATGACATCACCGTCACCTACCGCATCACGGCCACGAACGACGGGACCCTCGCGGGCACGACCGGGCGCCTGACGGACACGCCGAACTTCGCGCCGGGCCTGACCGTGCGCTCCGCTACCGTCGTGAGCAGCCTCGACGGGCTTGATGCCGCGACCGCGCAGGCGGCCGCCGCCTCCTACGTCCTCACCGAGGGGGCGACCGTCGAGCCGGGCGCGTCCTCCTCATGGTTCATCCGCATGAAGGTCACGCGCGATAGTTCGGCCGCCGGGTATTCCGAGTCGCTGCTCGAGTGCGCCTCGTCGAACGACCGCCTCACCCCGGGCCACGGCCTCTACAACGCGGTGACGGGCGCCTACGATCACGATGGCGAGGCCAACAATGAGGCCTGTGCACCCGCGCGCCCCCGACCGATCCGCATCGAAAAGGCCGGCACACAGCCGGTCGGAACCCCCAACGACGACGGCACATACCCGCTCGACGGCGCGGCCTTCGCGATCTACGACAACGAGGCCCTGGCTGGGGACCCGGTCTCCGTCCTCGATGGAGGGTCGCGCTTCGTGACCGCGCCCCTCGAAACCGGTAAGAACTACTGGCTCGTGGAGACCCGCGCGCCCGTCGGGCACGCTCTGCTGCCCCGTCCCGTCGCCTTCCATATCGAGGCTGGCGCGGATGCTGACGCAACGACCGTCATTAAGACGGACTTCGGCGCCGACGAGGGCTTCAGCTCCGTGCGTGTCCTGCCCGCTTCGGGCAGCCTGCCCGGGGATCGCACGCCCGGCATTCGCGTCGTCGACACCCAGGTCGGCGTGCTCCCCAAGGCCGGATCCATCGGCATCTACCCCCAGCTCGTGGGCGGAGCTGCCTTGCTTGGCCTCGCCGGAGCATGCGCGTGGCTGCGCCGCCGAGAGCGGACGCAGGTCGCGTAAGAAACACTGCGAGACATAACGACGTGGGTGTGCCCGCCATCTGGCGGGCACACCCACGTGCGTCTCGAGGGGAGGTGGCCGGTCAGGCCGCGTCGTTTGCGTGGCCCGGCCCCGGCCTCGTGAAACTTAGAAGTCCCAGTCCTCGTCCTCGGTGTCCACGACCTCGCCCATCACGTAGGACGAGCCGGAACCCGAGAAGAAGTCGTGGTTCTCGTCCGCGTTGGGGCTCAGGGCCGCCAGGATCGCGGGGTTCACGTCGGTCGCATCGGCCGGGAACAGGGCCTCGTAACCCAGGTTCATGAGCGCCTTGTTCGCGTTGTAACGCAGGAACTTCTTGACGTCCTCGGTCAGGCCGAGCGGATCGTACAGGTCCTCCGTGTACTGCTCCTCGTTCTCGTAGAGCTCGTACAGCAGCGAGTACGTGTAGTCGCGCAGGTCATCCTGGCGCTCGTGGCTCGACTCATTCACGGCCAGCTGGTACTTGTAGCCGATGTAGTAGCCGTGGACGGCCTCGTCGCGGATGATGAGGCGGATCAGGTCGGCCGTGTTCGTGAGCTTGGCGTGCGAGCTCCAGTACATGGGTGCGTAGAAGCCCGAGTAGAACAGGAAGGACTCGAGCATCGTCGAGGCGACCTTGCGCTTCTCCGGGTCGTTGCCGTCGTAGTAGGACTTGACGATCTCGGCCTTCTTCTGCAGGGCCTCGTTCTCGTTCGACCAGCGGAAGGACTCGTTGATTTCCTCCGTGGACAGCAGCGTGGAGAAGATCGACGAGTAGGACTTGGCGTGCACCGACTCCATGAATGCAATGTTCGTGTAGACGGCTTCCTCGTGCGGGGTGCGTGCGTCCGGGATGAGCGACACTGCGCCGACCGTGCCCTGGAGCGTGTCCAGCAGGGTCAGGCCCGTGAACACGCGGTTCGTCATGAGCTGCTCGTCCTTGGTGAGGGTCTTCCAGCTCGGC
Proteins encoded in this window:
- the nrdF gene encoding class 1b ribonucleoside-diphosphate reductase subunit beta, whose product is MATEPVFEAINWNKIQDDKDLEVWDRLTGNFWLPEKIPLSNDLPSWKTLTKDEQLMTNRVFTGLTLLDTLQGTVGAVSLIPDARTPHEEAVYTNIAFMESVHAKSYSSIFSTLLSTEEINESFRWSNENEALQKKAEIVKSYYDGNDPEKRKVASTMLESFLFYSGFYAPMYWSSHAKLTNTADLIRLIIRDEAVHGYYIGYKYQLAVNESSHERQDDLRDYTYSLLYELYENEEQYTEDLYDPLGLTEDVKKFLRYNANKALMNLGYEALFPADATDVNPAILAALSPNADENHDFFSGSGSSYVMGEVVDTEDEDWDF